The following is a genomic window from Pseudomonas sp. FP2335.
CTGCAACAGCTGGATCTGGCTGACCCGCGCAATGCCGCCCATGGCCAACCCGGCGTACCAGGCGAAGAACCCCAGGAACTGCGAGAACAGCGACACATACCCAAACGCCCACCACGTACGCATCGACACCGCGCCTTGATGCTGCGCCGCCAAGTACCACACCGGGCCGATCAACAGCGGCGTCGACAGCACCAGCGCCCAGCAGATCACCTGCCAGCCGCCCATCTCCTTGGCCAGGCGGCCACCTTCGGCATACCCGAGGCCGCCCACGGCGATGGCGCCGAGCATCAGCAAGTCGCCCGCCTGGATACTGCCCGCGCCGGTGATCAAGGCATAACTCAACACCAGCCCACTGCCCAGCGCCGCGCAGGCCCAGAAGGCTTTTGACGGCCGCTCGTGGGACAGCCACGCCGCATACAGCGCCACACACAGCGGTTGCAGGCCGTTGACCAGCGCGCCGTGGGACGCCGGCAGGGTTTGCATGGCCCACGCCGACAGCACCGGAAAGCCCAGGATCACCCCGGCAATCACCAGGCACAGCCCGCGCACCTGGCGCCAGCTCGGCCACTGTTCACGGCGCCACAGCAACAAGGCTGCCGCCGGGATCGCCGCGAACAACGCACGGCCGAGGCCGTTGAGCAACGGGTGGATTTCCTGCACCACGATGCGGGTGAAGGGCAGGGTCAGGCTGAAGATGATGACGCCCAGCAGGCCAAGGGCCATACCGGTGTTTTCGCGCGAGCTCATGGAGTGGGACCGAAATCGATAGGGCTTCAAGGGAAGCCCATCTAGCCACAACCCCCGCCGATCAAGGGCCTACAGCTGGGTGCGGATTTATCCGTACAGTTGCATGCTGGAGGAACCGGGTGTGTGTAGGGAGCTGGGCTTGCCCGCGATGCAGGCACCTCGGTATGCCTGTTGCACCGAGGTGATGCTATCGCAGGCAAGCCAGCTCCCACAAAAGCCAGCTCCCACTCGACCGGCTCGCTCGGTTAGAAGAACCGCGTAACGCTGATCTTCGCGTTGCGCCCTTCGCTGTAGGCGCGGTCGCCGCTGAGTGCCGGGCGGTAGTTGTTGTTGAGCAGGTTATCGACGGTGAAGTTGACCTCGGTGCCTTTCAGGCCGGCTTGCTGCGGCTTCCAGTTGGCGAACAGGCCCATGCTGGCGTAGTCGTCGTTGGCGTATTGGTCGTAGAACGTGTCGCCCACGCTGCTGTTGAAGCCGCTGGAGTATTTGTCGCTGGGCAGGCGGTCGGTCTTGCGCACGAACTGCGCGGTCCAGCCGACCTGCGCGTTCCACGCCGGGATCTTGTTGCCCATCATCAGCACCCATTTGGCCGGTGGAATATCTCGCGCGTACACGTGGGTGCTGGTGGCCCACGGGTTGGTGTAGGGGTTGTCGCGTTTGCCGGTAGCCCAGGAGTAGGTCACCGAGCCGAACACGTAAGTCGAGTCGTAATAGGCTTCCAGCTCGAAGCCCTTGATGGTCATGCCACCGACGTTGCGGTAGTTGGTCTTGGCCGCCATGTCGGCGCTGGTGCAGACGTTGTCGATGGTGCCGGACACGCTGTTTTGCCGGTCGCAGCCGATGCCCGTGGCCTTGAAGATTTCGTCTTCGATGCGGTTATGGAACAGCGTGGTGCGCAGTTGCAGGTTGTCGCCATGGCCGATGAGGTTGGAGAAGTTGGTGACGTTACCCGCCGTGATCGCCGTGATGCGCTCCGGCTTGAGGTTGAGGCTGGTGGACGTGCGGCTGCCGAGGCCTTGCACTTCGTATTGTTCGTCGATCACCGGGGCGCGCCAGGTTTTGTTCCAGCTGGCGAACATCGCCACATCCGGGGTGATGGCCCAGTAGGCGGCCAGGCGCGGCGACCAACCGGTGTAGGTTTTGTCGCTGTAGTCGTGGCCGATGCTGGGATCGGGGTTGCTGTAGTAAGGCGCGTCGTTGGCTTCGCCGCGGTTGCGCACATGGTCATAGCGCAGGGACGGGGTGATGGTCACGTCGCCGATCGTCACCGCGTCCTGCACGTAGAACGAATGGGTGTCGACTTTGCCGTGGGGCATGAAGTACGGCTGGAAATGCCCGTAGTTGTACTTGGCGGTGTTGTAGGTGGCGCCCGGCATCCAGCTTTCGGTTTCACGCTTGTGCTTGCGGATCTGCACCCCGGTGGTCAGCGCGTGTTCCAGCGGCCCGGTGTTGAACAGGCTGGTGTTGCGCAACTCCAGGATCTTGTCGCCATAGGCCGTGTCCATCTTGCGCCCGCCGGTGGCCAGGCTGAACGAGGCGTCCTCGTTGCGCTCGTCGGTCTGGTCTGTGCGGGACACCGAGTAGCTGAGCTTCAAGTCGATCAGCGGGTTGTCCAGCGGCTGGTAGACGTACTTGCCGGAGTAGGTGGTGTCGACGGTGGTGCGGTTGGCCAGGAAGCGCTTTAGTGCGCCCTCGTAGCCATAGCGGTCGATGGCCGATTGCAGCGGCGGTGTGGGATAGCTTTTGGCCGAGAACGGCGTCCAGCGCTCGCTGCTCGCGCGCGAGTACGACAACCCCATGCTGTGTTCATCGGTGAAGTGCGCGTTGACCTTGAACAGCTTGCCGTCCACATCCTGGGCGCTGTTGGGCAGGCGCTTGGGGTTGATCGGGAACTTGTTGTCGGGATCGGGCGGGGTGCCGGCCAGTTTCATGTCGCCGCCGTCGCGCTGGGTCAGGTAGGCGAGCGCATCGAAGCGGCCGTCGTCGGTGCGGCCGTAGACGGCTGAGCTATAGACCTGCTCGTGGTCGTTGCTGGCGTAGCCGTACTTGAGCATGGCGCCGGCGTTGCGGCCGTCTTCCAGCAGGTCGGGGGCGTCTTTGGTTTCCATGATGATCGAGCCGCCAAAGCCGCCGTTGCCGGTGAAGGCCGAGTAGGGGCCTTTCTCCACTTCGACGCTCTTGATCAGCTCGGGCTCGATAAACACCGTGCCTTGCTGGTAGCGCTCAAAACCGCTCTTGGTCGCGCCATCCACCGACATCGGTACGTCTTCGGCCTCGCCGAAGCCACGGATGTTGATGGTCTGCCCGCCCGGCTTGGACGAGCCGCCCATGAACACGCCTGGCAGGGTCTGCAACAGCGATGGGATGTTGTTGGGCTGGTAGCGGTCGATGTCGGCCTGGCGCAGGGTTGAGCGGCCGACGGTGGTGGAGTCGACCTTGTTGCCGGTGCCGATCACGCTCAGGGCATCCAGTTGCACGGCGCCGCTGTTGGTGGTCTTGGGGTCTTCGGGCTTGACCACGTAGGTGCTGCCGACCCTGATCAGGGTAAATTCACCGTTCTTGAGCAGGGTGCGAATGGCCACTTCCGGGGTGAAGTCGCCGTCGAGCGCTGGCGCCTGCACGTTCTTGAGCAGCGTTTCATCGAACAGCAGCTGGATTTTAGCCTGCTGCGCCACTTGGCTCAGAGACGTGGCCAGCGCCTGGGCGGGCAGTTGCAGCTTGAGCGAATCCGCCTGGGCGCTGAGGCTGAACGCCAGGCAACTGGCGATGAGGGTCGGTCGAAGAAACAGGTGCGAAGCGTGGCAAGGCGCGCGAAACATGAAATCCCCCGGTGCGGCTAACTAGCCAAAAGGTGTACGTATCAAATGCAGACCGGAGGGAGACGGGGCAGGTAAATAAATCCACACCTGCGAATGCAAAATATTCTCAAATAGATATTATTTGCTTGCTTCGATCCTGATGATGCCATCGGCTGAGGTCACGGTTTTTACCGGCAGCAGGGCGGGGAGGGCGCTGAGCAGGGCGTCCGGATCGTTTACGTCGAGGTTGCCCGAGACCTTCAGTTGCGCCACGGCATGGCTGACCTGCATCGGGGCTTGCGGGCGGTAAAGGCCCAGTTCGTCGATCAGGCTGGCCAGCTCGCGATTGCGAAATGCCAGGTGCCCGCTGCGCCAGTCGGCGACTTCTTCGCCGGTGAGGCTTTGCTGCTGCAGGGTGCCCTTGGCGTAGTTGAAGGTGGCGCGTTGTTGGGCTCCGAGCAGTGCGACGGGGCTTTTGGCATCGGGTGCGAAGGCGACCTGGCCATGGGCGACGCTGACCACCAGTTGCTGCTGGCTGCGGCGCACGTCAAAACCGGTGCCAACCACCCGTACATTCGCTGCGCCGGCTTGTACGAACAGTGGGCGTTCCTTGTCAGGCGCGACCTCTATGTACAACTGGCCCTTGTCCAGGTGAAGAATGCGCTGGTAGGCGCTGAAATCCACGCGCACGCGGGTGTTGGCGTTTACATACAAGGTGCTGCCATCGGGCAGGTTCAAGGTGCGCATGCCCTTGGCGTGGGCGGCAACCTGGGTGTGAAAAAGCTCGCGTGGCGTGTCGATCCTGTTGGCCAGCACGGCGCAGACCAACGCGGCGGCCACCGCCAGAGCCGGGCGCCACATCGGCGCTTTGCGCTTGGGCAGCGCCACGGGTTTGTTCAGTTGCTGCAATTGGGCCAGGTCGGCCCACAGTTGCTCGAACTCGGCAT
Proteins encoded in this region:
- a CDS encoding DMT family transporter, which produces MSSRENTGMALGLLGVIIFSLTLPFTRIVVQEIHPLLNGLGRALFAAIPAAALLLWRREQWPSWRQVRGLCLVIAGVILGFPVLSAWAMQTLPASHGALVNGLQPLCVALYAAWLSHERPSKAFWACAALGSGLVLSYALITGAGSIQAGDLLMLGAIAVGGLGYAEGGRLAKEMGGWQVICWALVLSTPLLIGPVWYLAAQHQGAVSMRTWWAFGYVSLFSQFLGFFAWYAGLAMGGIARVSQIQLLQIFFTIAFSALFFGEHIEPITWVFACGVIVTVMLGRKTSVQPAPALKPDTV
- a CDS encoding FecR domain-containing protein, which produces MNRLSDTDAMDIEEIDSIDAQAASWFTRNRNDPDRTERKAFAAWQAEPAHARAYAEFEQLWADLAQLQQLNKPVALPKRKAPMWRPALAVAAALVCAVLANRIDTPRELFHTQVAAHAKGMRTLNLPDGSTLYVNANTRVRVDFSAYQRILHLDKGQLYIEVAPDKERPLFVQAGAANVRVVGTGFDVRRSQQQLVVSVAHGQVAFAPDAKSPVALLGAQQRATFNYAKGTLQQQSLTGEEVADWRSGHLAFRNRELASLIDELGLYRPQAPMQVSHAVAQLKVSGNLDVNDPDALLSALPALLPVKTVTSADGIIRIEASK
- a CDS encoding TonB-dependent receptor, producing MFRAPCHASHLFLRPTLIASCLAFSLSAQADSLKLQLPAQALATSLSQVAQQAKIQLLFDETLLKNVQAPALDGDFTPEVAIRTLLKNGEFTLIRVGSTYVVKPEDPKTTNSGAVQLDALSVIGTGNKVDSTTVGRSTLRQADIDRYQPNNIPSLLQTLPGVFMGGSSKPGGQTINIRGFGEAEDVPMSVDGATKSGFERYQQGTVFIEPELIKSVEVEKGPYSAFTGNGGFGGSIIMETKDAPDLLEDGRNAGAMLKYGYASNDHEQVYSSAVYGRTDDGRFDALAYLTQRDGGDMKLAGTPPDPDNKFPINPKRLPNSAQDVDGKLFKVNAHFTDEHSMGLSYSRASSERWTPFSAKSYPTPPLQSAIDRYGYEGALKRFLANRTTVDTTYSGKYVYQPLDNPLIDLKLSYSVSRTDQTDERNEDASFSLATGGRKMDTAYGDKILELRNTSLFNTGPLEHALTTGVQIRKHKRETESWMPGATYNTAKYNYGHFQPYFMPHGKVDTHSFYVQDAVTIGDVTITPSLRYDHVRNRGEANDAPYYSNPDPSIGHDYSDKTYTGWSPRLAAYWAITPDVAMFASWNKTWRAPVIDEQYEVQGLGSRTSTSLNLKPERITAITAGNVTNFSNLIGHGDNLQLRTTLFHNRIEDEIFKATGIGCDRQNSVSGTIDNVCTSADMAAKTNYRNVGGMTIKGFELEAYYDSTYVFGSVTYSWATGKRDNPYTNPWATSTHVYARDIPPAKWVLMMGNKIPAWNAQVGWTAQFVRKTDRLPSDKYSSGFNSSVGDTFYDQYANDDYASMGLFANWKPQQAGLKGTEVNFTVDNLLNNNYRPALSGDRAYSEGRNAKISVTRFF